The window GAATTACAACGAGTTACAATTGAGTTACAGCCGAATGAAAGCAAACAATTGAGAAGTATAATTGAGTGTCATAATTACTATTACTTTTGCAACTAAGTACTAGTTTATGCAAGGAAAGCTGATCATTTTTTCTGCCCCTTCCGGTTCAGGTAAAACTACAATCGTTAAACACCTCGCTGAAAATAACGCCAACCTGGATTTTGCCATTTCTGCTTGTACACGGGATAAAAGAGGCAGAACTGAAAAAGATGGTGTAGATTACTATTTTTTAACGCCCGAAGAATTTAAAACCAAAATTGATAACGATGAGTTCGTTGAATGGGAAGAGGTTTATGACGGTGCATTCTATGGTACATTGAAATCTGAACTTGAAAGACTGTGGAATAAAGGCAATCATGTTTTATTAGACCTGGATGTGAAAGGAGGATTGAATGTAAAAAAATATTATTCGGATAGAGCATTGGCTGTTTTTGTTAGGCCCCCTACACTTCATGTACTCGAAAAACGTTTGAATTTCAGGAACACTGAATCTGAAGAGAGCCTTTCAAAAAGACTATTTAAGGTGAAATTTGAAATGACATTTGAAAACAAGTTTGATGTTACCCTGGTTAATGATGTTTTGGAGGATACCCTGATAAAAGCGCAAAAGTTGGTTGATGAATTTCTGTAAAATGGTTGATATTTTTTCCTGTTCCAAACTGTTTAGAAATTTAGCCATTAGAATTTAAAGGGATTTTATTTGTAATGTAGCTACAAGATATAATGAAAGTAGGACTTTTCTTTGGTTCCTTCAACCCCATCCATATCGGTCATCTTATTATTGCCAATATGATGGTTAATATCACTGATCTTGATGAAGTTTGGTTTGTGGTTTCACCGCAAAATCCTCTTAAGAAGTACGATCCAACGCTTCTTCCTGCATCTGAAAGACTATTAATGGTTAAAAAGGCTATTGAAGGTAACAATAAACTGCATGTTACTGATATAGAATTTAATATGCCCAGGCCAAGCTATACCATTAATACCTTAATGCTTCTTAGAGAAAAATATCAACAGCACACTTTTTTTTTAATAATAGGTGAAGACAATTTAATTTCTTTTGGAAAATGGAAGGAGTATGATAAAATCATAGAGAATTTTCAAATATATGTTTATCCCAGAATTAAATCAGATTCTGATAATCAGTCTAAATCAATGAAGTATGAAGTATCATCAGCCCCATTAG of the Cytophagales bacterium genome contains:
- a CDS encoding guanylate kinase, which encodes MQGKLIIFSAPSGSGKTTIVKHLAENNANLDFAISACTRDKRGRTEKDGVDYYFLTPEEFKTKIDNDEFVEWEEVYDGAFYGTLKSELERLWNKGNHVLLDLDVKGGLNVKKYYSDRALAVFVRPPTLHVLEKRLNFRNTESEESLSKRLFKVKFEMTFENKFDVTLVNDVLEDTLIKAQKLVDEFL
- a CDS encoding nicotinate-nucleotide adenylyltransferase; protein product: MKVGLFFGSFNPIHIGHLIIANMMVNITDLDEVWFVVSPQNPLKKYDPTLLPASERLLMVKKAIEGNNKLHVTDIEFNMPRPSYTINTLMLLREKYQQHTFFLIIGEDNLISFGKWKEYDKIIENFQIYVYPRIKSDSDNQSKSMKYEVSSAPLDKRNLMRSNINIIDAPMLDISSSLIRRYVKKGESIKYLVSEAVEAWLLKKKL